In Polyodon spathula isolate WHYD16114869_AA chromosome 11, ASM1765450v1, whole genome shotgun sequence, one genomic interval encodes:
- the LOC121322653 gene encoding COMM domain-containing protein 2-like produces MLLVLTDEHKEHLAFLLEVDSAVVGEFGRIALEFLKKGSNSKIYEGAARKLNVAVETVQHGVEGIMYLLTESSKLMISEVDFQDSVLVLGFPEELNKLLLQLYLDNQKEIRNILSELGPNLPHYHNLEWRLDVQLASRALRQQIKPAVTFKLHLEQNGEESANVLQTDPATLLHLIQQLEQALGEMKTTHCRRVVRNIK; encoded by the exons ATGCTCTTAGTTCTAACCGATGAGCATAAAGAACATTTGGCATTCCTTCTGGAGGTTGATTCTGCAG TTGTAGGGGAATTTGGAAGAATCGCATTGGAGTTTTTAAAGAAAGGATCCAATTCTAAAATATACGAAGGAGCAGCAA gAAAGTTAAACGTTGCCGTTGAAACTGTGCAGCATGGAGTGGAGGGTATAATGTACCTCCTCACTGAGAGCTCGAAGCTGATG ATTTCCGAGGTGGATTTCCAGGATTCAGTGCTGGTTTTGGGCTTTCCAGAAGAGCTGAATAAACTCCTGCTTCAGCTTTACTTGGACAACCAGAAGGAGATCCGGAATATCCTCAGTGAACTGGGACCAAACCTGCCTCACTACCATAATCTGGAGTGGAGGCTGGATGTGCAG CTGGCAAGCAGGGCACTGAGACAGCAGATCAAACCAGCCGTGACTTTCAAACTTCACCTTGAGCAAAATGGAGAGGAGAGCGCCAATGTGTTACAGACTGACCCTGCAACCCTCTTGCACCTGATCCAGCAGCTAGAACAGGCTCTGGGAGAGATGAAAACCACTCACTGCCGGAGGGTCGTGCGCAATATCAAGTAG